From one Enterobacter kobei genomic stretch:
- a CDS encoding MFS transporter, with translation MTQVNNERTTSDLVKAAVSGWLGTALEFMDFQLYSLGAALVFHEIFFPEQSAAMALILAMGTYGAGYVARIVGAFFFGKMGDRIGRKKVLFITITMMGICTTLIGVLPTYAQIGIFAPVLLVTLRIIQGLGAGAEISGAGTMLAEYAPKGKRGIISSLVAMGTNCGTLSATAIWAFMFFVLDREELVAWGWRIPFLASVVVMIFVIWLRLNLKESPVFEQVNDGDTTPAQVQASETTLGAMFRSKTFWLATGLRFGQAGNSGLIQTFLAGYLVQTLLFNKSIPTDALMISSILGFITIPLLGWLSDKIGRRVPYILLNISAIVLAYPMISIIVDTSYTPGVIMASIIVIHNFAVLGLFALENITMAEMFGSRNRFTRMAISKEAGGLVAVGFGPVLAGIFCNMTGSWWPIVAMMIVYSVIGLVSAILMPEVRDRDLSLREDAAEKTAQQRVAGARHPV, from the coding sequence ATGACCCAAGTAAATAATGAAAGAACGACGTCCGACCTGGTGAAAGCCGCCGTTTCTGGCTGGCTGGGTACCGCGCTCGAATTTATGGATTTCCAGCTTTACTCCCTTGGCGCGGCGCTGGTATTCCATGAAATATTCTTCCCGGAACAGTCAGCGGCGATGGCGCTGATCCTCGCGATGGGAACTTATGGCGCAGGCTATGTGGCGCGTATTGTCGGCGCCTTTTTCTTCGGCAAAATGGGCGACCGTATCGGCCGGAAAAAAGTGCTGTTTATCACCATCACCATGATGGGGATCTGCACCACGCTTATCGGTGTACTGCCGACCTACGCGCAGATTGGTATTTTCGCGCCGGTGCTGCTGGTGACCCTGCGTATTATTCAGGGGCTGGGGGCCGGGGCGGAGATCTCCGGCGCGGGCACGATGCTGGCGGAGTACGCGCCGAAGGGCAAACGCGGGATCATCTCCTCGCTGGTGGCGATGGGCACCAACTGCGGCACGCTGAGCGCCACGGCGATCTGGGCTTTTATGTTCTTCGTGCTGGATCGTGAAGAGCTGGTTGCCTGGGGCTGGCGTATCCCGTTCCTCGCCAGCGTTGTGGTGATGATTTTCGTCATCTGGCTGCGCCTGAACCTGAAAGAAAGCCCGGTGTTTGAGCAGGTCAACGACGGCGACACCACTCCCGCTCAGGTGCAGGCCTCCGAAACCACGCTAGGGGCGATGTTTCGCAGCAAAACCTTCTGGCTGGCGACCGGCCTGCGCTTCGGTCAGGCGGGGAACTCCGGGCTGATCCAGACGTTCCTTGCCGGTTATCTGGTACAAACCCTGCTGTTTAACAAAAGCATCCCCACGGACGCGCTGATGATCAGCTCAATTCTGGGCTTTATCACTATCCCGCTGCTGGGCTGGCTGTCGGATAAAATTGGCCGTCGGGTGCCTTATATCCTGCTTAACATCTCCGCGATTGTGCTGGCGTACCCGATGATTTCGATTATCGTCGACACCAGCTACACGCCGGGGGTGATCATGGCGTCGATTATCGTTATTCATAATTTCGCGGTGCTCGGTCTGTTCGCTCTTGAAAATATCACCATGGCTGAGATGTTCGGCTCGCGGAACCGCTTTACCCGCATGGCGATCTCCAAAGAAGCGGGCGGTCTGGTCGCGGTGGGCTTTGGCCCGGTGCTGGCGGGCATCTTCTGCAATATGACCGGCTCCTGGTGGCCGATTGTGGCGATGATGATCGTCTACTCGGTGATTGGTCTGGTTTCCGCCATCCTGATGCCGGAAGTACGCGACCGTGACCTGAGCCTGCGTGAAGATGCGGCAGAAAAGACGGCGCAGCAGAGGGTGGCGGGTGCCCGTCATCCGGTCTGA
- a CDS encoding Zn-dependent oxidoreductase codes for MKSIVIETPNQLLIEERPLPVPGAGDVRVKIKLAGICGSDSHIYRGHNPFAKYPRVIGHEFFGVIDAVGEGIDAGRLGERVSVDPVISCGHCYPCSVGKPNVCTSLVVLGVHRDGGFSEYAVVPAKNAWTIPDTIPDKQAVMVEPFTIAANVTGQINPGENDIALIYGAGPMGLTTVQALKGVYGVKQVIVTDRIEERLAMAKRSGADRVINNGNVSLQDTLTAQGIKPTIIIDAACHPSILQEAIDLASPAARIVMMGFSSDPSHIVQQGITGKELSIFSSRLNAHKFPVVIDWMRRGLIDPDKLVTHTFDYQHVNDAIELFEKDQRQCCKVLLTFPQ; via the coding sequence ATGAAAAGTATCGTTATTGAAACACCCAATCAATTACTGATTGAGGAACGTCCGCTGCCTGTACCCGGGGCCGGAGACGTTCGCGTCAAAATAAAGCTGGCCGGTATTTGCGGCTCCGACAGCCATATTTATCGCGGGCACAATCCTTTTGCGAAATACCCGCGGGTGATTGGTCATGAATTCTTCGGCGTTATTGACGCCGTGGGCGAGGGGATTGATGCCGGGCGACTGGGCGAGCGCGTGTCGGTTGATCCGGTGATCAGTTGCGGACACTGCTATCCGTGTTCGGTGGGCAAGCCTAACGTCTGTACTTCGCTGGTGGTGCTGGGCGTACACCGTGACGGTGGTTTTAGTGAATATGCCGTGGTGCCTGCAAAAAACGCCTGGACCATCCCGGATACCATCCCCGATAAACAGGCGGTGATGGTCGAGCCGTTCACTATTGCGGCGAACGTCACCGGGCAGATCAATCCCGGCGAGAATGATATCGCGCTGATTTACGGCGCAGGCCCGATGGGGCTGACCACCGTGCAGGCGCTGAAGGGCGTTTACGGGGTGAAGCAGGTTATTGTCACCGATCGCATTGAAGAACGGCTGGCGATGGCGAAACGCAGCGGCGCGGATAGGGTGATCAACAACGGCAACGTCTCGTTGCAGGACACGCTGACGGCGCAGGGGATCAAGCCGACCATTATTATCGACGCCGCCTGCCATCCGTCGATTTTACAGGAAGCCATCGACCTCGCGTCACCCGCGGCGCGCATCGTGATGATGGGCTTTTCCAGCGACCCTTCGCACATCGTGCAGCAGGGCATTACCGGCAAAGAGCTGTCGATTTTTTCATCGCGCCTGAATGCGCACAAATTCCCGGTGGTGATCGACTGGATGCGCAGGGGGCTTATCGATCCTGACAAACTCGTTACCCACACCTTTGATTATCAGCACGTTAACGACGCCATCGAACTGTTTGAAAAAGACCAGCGGCAATGCTGCAAAGTCTTACTGACGTTCCCGCAATAA
- the manD gene encoding D-mannonate dehydratase ManD has translation MKIVSAEVFVTCPGRNFVTLKITTDDGITGLGDATLNGRELAVASYLKDHVCPQLQGRDAHRIEDIWQFFYKGAYWRRGPVTMSAISAVDMALWDIKAKAAGMPLYQLLGGASRDGVMAYCHTTGHSVDDVLEDYARHKEMGFKAIRVQCGVPGMKTTYGMSKGKGQAYEPATKGQWPEEQLWSTEKYLDFTPSLFAAVREKFGFNEHLLHDMHHRLTPIEAARFGKSIEDYRLFWMEDPTPAENQECFRLIRQHTVTPIAVGEVFNSIWDCKQLIEEQLIDYIRTTITHAGGITGMRRIADFASLYQVRTGSHGPSDLSPICHAAALHFDLWVPNFGVQEYMGYSEQMLEVFPHNWTFDNGYMHPGDKPGLGIEFDEKLAAKYPYDPAYLPVARLEDGTLWNW, from the coding sequence ATGAAGATTGTTAGCGCTGAAGTATTTGTCACCTGTCCTGGGCGAAATTTTGTCACGCTGAAGATCACCACCGATGACGGGATCACCGGGCTGGGAGATGCAACACTCAACGGGCGTGAACTCGCTGTCGCCTCGTACCTGAAAGATCATGTCTGTCCACAACTGCAAGGGCGTGATGCCCATCGTATCGAAGATATCTGGCAGTTCTTTTACAAGGGCGCGTACTGGCGTCGCGGCCCGGTCACCATGTCAGCCATCTCGGCGGTGGACATGGCGCTGTGGGACATCAAAGCTAAAGCCGCCGGTATGCCGTTGTACCAGTTGCTGGGCGGCGCATCCCGTGACGGGGTGATGGCGTATTGCCATACCACCGGTCACTCCGTGGATGATGTACTGGAAGATTACGCCCGACACAAAGAGATGGGCTTTAAGGCGATCCGCGTCCAGTGCGGTGTGCCGGGCATGAAGACCACCTACGGCATGTCGAAAGGTAAGGGGCAGGCCTACGAACCGGCCACCAAAGGCCAGTGGCCGGAAGAACAGCTCTGGTCAACGGAAAAATACCTCGATTTCACCCCGTCACTGTTTGCTGCCGTGCGCGAAAAATTCGGCTTTAACGAGCATCTGCTGCACGACATGCACCATCGCCTGACGCCCATTGAAGCGGCGCGCTTTGGCAAGAGCATCGAAGATTATCGTCTGTTCTGGATGGAAGATCCGACCCCGGCGGAAAACCAGGAATGCTTCCGCCTGATCCGCCAGCATACCGTTACGCCAATTGCCGTCGGTGAAGTGTTTAACAGTATCTGGGATTGCAAACAGCTGATTGAAGAGCAGCTGATCGACTATATCCGCACCACCATCACGCATGCGGGCGGCATCACCGGTATGCGTCGCATTGCCGATTTTGCCTCGCTGTATCAGGTGCGCACCGGCTCTCACGGCCCGTCGGATCTGTCGCCCATTTGCCACGCCGCCGCGCTGCATTTCGATTTATGGGTGCCGAACTTTGGCGTGCAGGAATATATGGGCTATTCAGAGCAAATGCTGGAAGTCTTCCCGCATAACTGGACGTTTGATAACGGCTATATGCATCCGGGGGATAAGCCGGGCCTCGGTATCGAATTTGATGAAAAGCTGGCGGCGAAATATCCCTACGATCCCGCTTATTTACCTGTCGCGCGGCTGGAAGATGGCACGCTGTGGAACTGGTGA
- a CDS encoding nucleotidyltransferase family protein: MRHADELRRLLLQDAIRMEALTTVAALGAEDCWLGAGLVRDAVWDHLHHLPPQLPAGDVDVVWFDARQSDEDVDNGMEQRLRVMSPRFDWSVKNQARMHGRNHDAAYHSVEDALRYWPETATAVAVRLRGPEQIDIIAPFGLEDLFTLCLRPTPRFQYEKRHIFDERIRRKRWLARYPKLVLQAD, translated from the coding sequence ATGCGCCATGCTGATGAACTGCGCCGCCTGCTGTTACAGGATGCGATCCGAATGGAAGCCCTCACAACCGTGGCGGCGCTGGGCGCGGAGGATTGCTGGCTGGGGGCCGGACTGGTGCGCGATGCTGTATGGGATCACCTCCACCACCTCCCCCCGCAACTGCCCGCTGGCGATGTGGATGTGGTCTGGTTCGATGCCCGTCAAAGCGATGAAGACGTTGATAATGGTATGGAACAGCGCCTGCGGGTGATGAGCCCGCGCTTTGACTGGTCGGTAAAAAACCAGGCGCGGATGCATGGGCGTAATCATGACGCAGCTTATCACAGCGTCGAAGACGCCCTGCGCTACTGGCCGGAAACGGCCACGGCCGTGGCGGTCCGGTTACGCGGCCCGGAGCAGATCGACATCATTGCCCCCTTTGGCCTGGAGGATCTTTTCACCTTATGCCTGCGCCCCACGCCGCGTTTTCAGTACGAGAAACGGCACATTTTTGATGAGCGGATCAGGCGCAAGCGCTGGCTGGCGCGTTATCCAAAGCTCGTGCTGCAGGCGGATTAA
- a CDS encoding YnfA family protein, whose product MLKTSLLFFITALCEIIGCFLPWLWLKRGGSALLLLPAALSLCLFVWLLTLHPAASGRVYAAYGGVYVFTALIWLRVVDGVKLSVYDWLGAAVALCGMLIIVAGWGRAG is encoded by the coding sequence ATGCTTAAGACCTCACTGCTTTTTTTCATCACCGCGCTCTGTGAAATTATTGGCTGCTTTCTGCCCTGGTTATGGCTGAAACGCGGCGGTAGCGCGCTGCTGCTGTTGCCGGCGGCGCTGTCGCTGTGCCTGTTTGTCTGGCTGTTAACGCTGCATCCGGCGGCCAGCGGGCGGGTCTATGCGGCTTACGGCGGCGTCTATGTATTCACTGCGCTAATCTGGCTGCGGGTGGTGGATGGCGTAAAACTCAGCGTGTATGACTGGCTGGGGGCGGCGGTAGCGCTGTGCGGGATGTTGATTATCGTCGCCGGATGGGGCCGTGCCGGTTAA
- a CDS encoding DUF1283 family protein encodes MKISLGKRLCLTAMLTLGAVMITPGALAETSKLIIESGDSAQSRQQAAMEKEQWNDTRSLRNKVNKRVEKEWDKDDAAFDARDKCQQSANLNAYWENNTLRCLDRRTGRVVAP; translated from the coding sequence ATGAAAATCTCCCTTGGTAAACGCCTGTGCCTGACGGCGATGCTGACGCTGGGCGCGGTAATGATTACCCCCGGCGCGCTGGCTGAAACCAGCAAACTGATCATTGAATCCGGCGACAGCGCCCAGAGCCGCCAGCAGGCTGCAATGGAAAAAGAGCAGTGGAATGACACCCGCTCGCTGCGTAATAAAGTGAATAAGCGCGTGGAAAAAGAGTGGGACAAAGACGATGCCGCTTTTGATGCCCGTGATAAGTGTCAGCAGAGCGCCAATCTTAATGCGTACTGGGAAAATAACACCCTGCGCTGTCTTGACCGTCGTACCGGCCGCGTGGTCGCGCCGTAA